The genomic window CATCAGCTGATTTCGGCGGATTGCGTTTCCTAGTTCAAATGAAGGGCTGATAAAGCTTCTGGAAAACTTTTGAACTACTGAAATTCCCGATTTTCCCCCACTCCTTTGCCTCTGTCAAGACTAGAATTAGAATTGACGTGACGTTCTCTAATAGCCAAAGTGTCAGAATCTCTGCCATTGCGCGATCGCTATCTTGCCTTAATTGATGAAATTGTCGAAACCACCCTCAAGGGCAAAATTAGCTCTGTTGATATGGTGTATCAAATGCTGCTTAAAGGAATTACTTCCGGTACAGGGGAAGTCTTTGAGCTAGCTTTGAGCGATCGCCTGAATGCCCTCCAAAGCCAAGTAGATAGTGAAAAAGACGAACTCAAGAAAGGCAAGGCGACTCGGAGTTTGAGAGCCATTAAAACCATTCAAAGTCAATGGCAACGCTGGCAAGAGCAAAACAAAGCCACAGAAGCGATCGCCTCCGCAGTTACAGAAATTACCACAGCCCCTGCTGACGAGCGTCTGGCGGTATTTTTACGGGTTACTGACCCCAATCAGAAGTATCCGCTAAATTTACAGCAGCTACAGCAATTGTCAAAAGCATTACAGCAATTTGCTCAGGCAGATTCGGATTTAGAACAATTTTCTGAAGGTATTACCCGTGGTTTAGCTTCTTGGCAGCGATTGCAAGACAACTTGCTCAGTTGGATGTACGAGCAAAAAGAAGCTTTAGGATTTGGCGGCGTACCGGGGGAACGTGGCCCTTGGGCAAGTTGGGCTAAACAACTCAATAGTGAGTTACCTAAAGCACTGCTTCGCACCTTAGCGATGGAAGAATCGGCAATTGAGTTTGCCCAGCGACAACGGGGAATCACCCTCAGAGATTGGGTGGAAATGGCATTGATTTTACAGTACTTGCAACGGGGACTAATTAACTGGTTTGATCAACAAGCTTACGATGTTAAAGCCGGGCCAAAGTTGTCCATTTCCACTTTTTTGACCTTTGCAGTGATTTGGAGTCAGTTAGCAAGTGGTTTTGGCAGCATTGGGGCAGTATACGGCGATGCCTGTTCTCAAATTATGCTCCAGATTTTGCGGACCTTTGCCCAGCGTCCGTATTTTCCCTTTTACGGCGGGATTTTTGCCTCTTTTACTGGCACTTATTTGCGAGATGCCCTAGATTATTTGGATGAACCGCTGCGAAGAGGTGAGGGAACCCAAGAAAAGGCGCGGATTTTAACCCTTTTAGGTTATTCTCAGCGTGCTATGGGACAATATCAGCGCTCAATTGATTTTCATCAGCAGGCGTTAGAGATCTCCAGGAATGCAGGCGATCGCGCCTGTGAAATAGCCAATCTCAACCACCTCAGCCGTACCTACGTGCAACTGCAAAATTATGCTGAGGCAATTAACTATAGTCAACGGGCATTAATATTAAGTCGCCAAGCAGGCGATCGCACAGGAGAGGCAAACGCGCTGGTAAATTTAGGTTACAGCGAAGTCATGCAAGCTCAGGAATTGGAAAACCTAGAACCAGAAACCTATGAAGCCGCAATTAATTATTTAGAACAAGGTTTAAAATTATCAGAAAAATTAGGCGATATTCAAAGTAAAGCCTTATGTGTCAGCAGCTTAGGAATTGCCTATTTAGTAATTGGACAACACCAAACGGCAATTAAATATCTCGAAGATGGTTTTAAAACAGCGCAAGTTTCCGGTGATTTGTATCTGCAAGGGCGGAACTTAGCTTATTTGGCAGAAGCTTATTATCATCTGCAAAATTCTGAAAAAACTGTTTACACAGGCTGCTTGGGAATGTATCTTTTGGAGCAAATTGCTTCTAGTGAGTGGCGTCAACCGGCAGGGTTATTGACAATTTTGCAAGGACAAATAGGGGCAGAAGCTTTCCAAAAGTTCTTACAGCAACATCGCCCTAAAATCATTGCGATTATTGGTGTCGATGGATATGATCACATTCCGCAATTGTTAGAAGAATACAAGCAAGATATGTAAACTAGTAATTTGATTCAGGTTTAAGAAATGAGACATTAACTCGTTCCCAGTCTCAGACTGGGAATGCCCTTCATTGAGGCTCTGCCTCCCTTACTTGCGACTTTGCCGCAATGAGCAGCATTTCCAGCCAGAGGCTTGAGATAAGGGTTTGAGAAGAGAAGCACGAAATGCGATCGCTTAACTTGAATTGATAGGCAATTTCTCGATCATGCGTCAATACAGTTCAGTTAAGCATTGTTTCTTTCTCTTCCTTTGCGTCCTTCTCTAACGAGACGCTGCGCGTTGGCGGAAGCCTCTCGTAGAGATGGCGGTTCGTTAAAAAAATTGACTTTGATAAAGAGTCAAGCCTGAACCCAAGAATATTGTTACACAGACACCTGAATTCTGCTGTATATTCACGAAGTTTGCTTCTTTTCTATTTGGTTTGGTAAGCCTGCAATAGATATTCACCATTGAAATGAATCAGGTGAGTTGAATCTTCAGCAACCCAAACATCTGTTTCCCAAGCAATCTCTGCCAGATATGCCACCATTGCTTTACGACTGAGAAATGTTGTTACCATCACTAGAGGTATTTGGGCACTTCTGAATAAGACTTCAAGTTCATTCTTCCGTTTAGGATTAATTGGGCCATGTGAGGTTACAGCTTCAATCAGCACCAACCAATTATTTGTTATGAAGTGAATGATCACATCTGGCATTTTGCCGTGGGAATCGATGTTAACCCCCAAATCTACCAATGCTGCTTCATCGAAGTGGGCGAACTTTTCATCTGTATCGCCAACATAAATGAGCTTTCCACTAGGAGTAAAACGAGGGGCAAAATCATTAATAATTTTTTCAATCAGAATATTCTGACCACCTGGCGATAAAGTTTTAATTTCCCCTGCAATCACTATCGGAATACGGGACATTTCACGCTCTTGAGCATATTGCTTTTTCAGAGTTTCAACCGAAGCAAGGTAGGTGCGAATGCTATTTTCCCATTCGTCAGTACCGTAGGTTCGTAATAGTTCGAGCGCACTGTTTTCAATTTGATATACAGTTTTGGGACTGTTGATAGGGCGACTTAAATCATCTGGATTAGCAACTATCAAAGCTGCATCCAGAAATTGATGCACTGTCTGGCGACGAACTGTTTCCCGTGTATTGGGCTTATAGCTTTTGCCATAATGTTGAGCCATAAAGTCCATCATCGGCGTAATTCCCATCAAAGGGGAAGTTGCTAATTCCCAAGAGTCTGTCGGTTTTAAGTCAAGCAACGCCAAAAGAGTTAAAGCTGACCGTTCGTTAAGCTGTGATCGTGGAAAGCCCAATTGTGTCAAGATTTGCAGCGCTTCATCAATTCGAGACTTAGTTGTAATTGGATTATTCTCTGACTGATTCAACATACTCAGTAGCTGATTTTCTATGAGTTCATCAATTTCCCGCAAAGAAGGAAACTGCTCTTTAATCGCTGTTCCTAAAGACAATAGCTGCTCCAAATTAGGGTACTTTAATTTTCTCAAATCTGTTGCATTGACCTGAGTATGCCCATTGAACAACCGAAAAAAAGCATCAACTAGGGTTGAATTGAGATAAACAGCAAGCCCACGAGCCAAGGTAAGGCTAAGTCCACGCCCATCTTTGTGAAAGTAATTTAAGTGATTTTCAAAGCCGACATAGGCATAATTAAATTGGTTGGCATCATAAACTACTGCAACAATACGCCTTTTCTCTTCTTTCGATGAGAATCTTTTGCATAAGACATAATGTTCATTTGGTATTAGAAGATTCGCTGTTTCTTCTATATGCACTATCGCTTGAGGCTTTTTAGTGATTTTTGGATACTCTACATATCCATTCGATAAATTCATCGGATAAATTAAAGGAACGGTATTATTTTCTGGATTTGTCCTTAAGTAATCTTTTGCTCGGAAATCTACTACCCGTCCGGTTGAAACTGTTAGCCCTAAATCTTTCAACGTGCAGGTAAAAAGTTCCATTCGCTGAACGATTTGCTGGCTAATCTTATCTGGAATAATATGAATAAACTGCTCTAGATCAGCGGGGTGAACTAAGTCCTGATATGGTACAGAGTGTGACATGATCAAGTCATCATTAGCACCAGAACTGGTATTGATGATGACGCTGCTAGACTTTTGCGTTTGTTTTGTAGTTTGGATGATGATAGTTTCCTGCAAAACATCATCGTCACTAAATGCTTCTTGCCGCGACTCAAAAAGATGTACTTGTTGTAAAGCCATCATCTCTAAAAACATCTTGCGAAAGTCACGGAAATAGGGCCCATTGCAAAAACTGCGCGGGGTAATTGCTACATACTCTCCATTTGGTTTTAGAAGTTGTGCTGTAGCAGCCATAAAACCAGTATAAAGATTGCTAGTTTCCAAACCGATGGAACGCAGCAATTCGCGCACCTTGGAATGAGCATTGATTTTCAAATAAGGCGGGTTGAGAATAGCATGAGTAAATTCTGTTGCGTTTGCACTATTCAATAAACCAACCTGAAGCAATTTGACTGCATCTTCGATAAAATCAGTCTCACGAATTTCGTAATTGAAGGAAATACCCACATGTTGACATTCCCTCTCACATAGCTTTAGAGTCTGATGCAAATATCCAATTAGAAGAGGGTCAATTTCGTATGCTACAACGCGCAAACTTGACGTGTGTTGTCGATGCTGGCATACTTTTGACACAAAAGCGGCTAGTAATGAACCGATTCCTGCTCCAGCATCAAGCAAAGATATTTCAGGCAAATCCAGCCTGTTAAACATTCCAGCCATCAATTCTGCTACTGAAGCGGGAGTCAGAAACTGACCCATCGACCCTTTTTTGTCTTGCCTTAGCTTTAAACTTACTACAGCCCGACGAAAATCCACTTCTGCAAGCAAGTTTCCACTTGATAGTTTTGCGAGGCTGGTAAAGCTCAAACTACTGTTATGACTTGCTACGAACGCTCTACTGCTTGATGGGACGCTCACGGTCTGTTTTTTTAATTGCTATCAAGTTTACAACAACTTTACAGCATCCTTATGCCTGAAGCAGATTACGTTTGCGATCGCGTTGTGCAAAACCTTAGTACAGTTTTGCGTGAGTTCGTAGCGTTTTTAATGTAGGGAAACGTCTTAACAATGCAAGCCGATGCATTAATAATACAAGCCGATGCCTTAACAATGCAAGCCGATGCATTGGCATTGCAGGGTATTGCCAAATTTAATTCGCTACAAATTAATGAAATGCTGTAGTTAGTAATTTTGAGACTTCTCAAGCGATGCTAACTGCTCTAATAACTGACGTACTGACAATATAGGGATTGATGAACTTGAAAACTCTTGCGTATTGTATGTTATATGTGCCTTTACAGTTAAATAAATTACTTTTAAACCGCAGAGGCACAGAGAAGCCAGTGCGTTGGGCGGGTTCCCCGACTTGTTCGCGCAGCGTCTCCCTTAGGAGAAGCAACTGGCGCGGCGCTGAGAGGATATCTGAAAAGTGTACTAAAGGTATAATTTGTCATTCTGAGCATTACGAAGTGGAGGGAAGAATCGCAATTTACCGTGGGTTGATGAGATGCTTCATTACGCTATCGCTTCCAGCATGACATTTTTAACTTCTCAGACATCCTCTGAGAAAAAACAAGAGATTTTACGAGTCATCTTGAAAGGGCTAGTCCTAGTAATAACCGAAAAAACCGTGCGTAGTTTACCGCACAACTCTTGGAGACGCTCTTGCTAGCAAGATCCCCGTAGGGGTACGACAGGCTCAGTGACCACCGTAAGCATCAGAAATCTTAGCGATCGCTCCACAGCTTAACGAATCGCAACAATCTCCATACAACAGAGATAACATTCCCCTCAAGTATATTTTCCAGCAGAACTCCATATTGAGCTTGCTTATTTAAATGAACTGTGGTAACTTCATTGTAGTTTAAACAACTGTAAACAGATTGAGTTACCGTAGTTTGTTTGATAGTATCACTATTCTAGTTAAAAAATTTGTTGTTACTAGGTAGTTTAAAATCTGATATCAGGTAATTAGTAACGTATTTACGGTTATCAGCTAAAAGTTATTTGTAGCGTTGTCCACTGAACATTGATTTAACAATACGTATTTGCAGCGGTAAAAACTGCGATCGCCTATTGAGCCATAACCATAAATCATTTGTTGTCTCGCTAGTTTAATGGTGAAGCGATGTCTATACGACAAACCTTGACGCTCCCACCAGCAGTGAGGCAGCACTGTCTACCTAATTCATCCGTAGGAGTTGAAAATTATGGTGCAAACTTCTCTGGTCCGCCCCAGCAATCCGTTTCAACCACCGACCTTCGTCTCCATTGAATCGGAGCGTCGCCATCGCCAAGAACGCTTGGCAGCAGCCTTTCGGGTATTTGCACGTTTAGGTTTTGCTCAAGGATTGGCAGGACACATCACTGCCCGTGATCCCGAACTTAGCGATCACTTTTGGGTCAATCCCTTTGGGATACATTTCAGTCGCATTCGGGTATCAGACCTGATATTAGTGAATAGTGAAGGTCAGGTAGTCCAAGGTGAAGGCAAAGTAAGTCAAGCAGCGTTTGCCATTCACTCTCAAATCCATGAAGCCCGCCCTGATGTCATCGCAGCGGCTCATGCCCATTCCTTCTATGGCAAAACTTGGTCATCTTTGGGTCGGTTGCTCGACCCGATTACCCAAGATTCCTGTGCTTTCTACCAAGATCATGCTCTATTTGATGATTTTACAGGCATTGTATTGGAGACAAGTGAAGGAAAACGCATTGCTCAGGGACTAGGCAAAAGCAAAGCTGCGATTTTACGCAACCACGGAATATTGACCGTGGGACACAGTGTGGATGAAGCCGCTTGGTGGTACATCAGGTTAGAGGATACTGCTAAGGCGCAATTGCTAGCAGAAGCTGTAGGAAAACCCATCCTGATTGACCACGACATCGCCTTAAAAATACAACAACGCGGTGGTACTCACCAAGCAGGCTGGGGTGGATTCCAGTATTTGTGGGATGAAATTACCCACGACCAACCAGACTTATTTGATTAGGTATTAGGTATGGGGCATTGGGTATTGGGCAATTCAATTTTGGATAATGGAATTGATAATTTTAGATTACAGCAGAATTCAAGTATTTGAACCACATCTGTCGTAGGGGCGCAAGGCCTTGCGCCCCTACCGCGTGGTCTATTTACCTGAAAATAGCTGTAAATTTCAATCTAAAATCTAAAATTCTTACTCCCCAGTTCCCTTGTCCCCAACATTTTCAGGAGAATTAATTATGCCAGTTGAATTTATTGGATTGATTCGGACAAAACCAGCTTCGGAATTAAATAGTTCAGCAGGTAGTCTGGGCGATGACATCATTGATCCAGCTTATGTTCGTGAATTTGCCAAAGCCCATGAAGAAGGAGGTTTTGACAAAGTATTGATTGGCTATAGTTCTAGTAGCCCTGATGGCTTGACTATTGCTAGTTTCGCAGCTTCAGCAACCGAGCGATTGGGCTTTTTGATTGCTCATCGTCCGGGTTTTGTGGCTCCAACTCTCGCAGCTCGCAAGGCAGCTACCCTTGACCATTTTACCAACGGTCGGATAGCAATACATATCATTACCGGAGGCAGTGATGCTGACCAGCAGAAAGATGGCGACTGGCTGGATCATGACAGCCGCTACCGCCGCACCGATGAATATTTAGAAATCCTTCGTCGCATCTGGACAAGCGACACTCCCTTTGATTACGAAGGTGAATTTTACCGCCTCAAGGATGCTTTCTCGGCGATCAAGCCGCTGCAAAAGCCCCACATCCCGCTTTACTTTGGTGGTGCATCTGGCCCAGCCGTACAGGTAGGAGCTAAACACAGTAATGTTTACGCCTTGTGGGGTGAGCCAATTGCCGCAGTTAAAGAACGAATAGCAGAGGTACGTGCTGCCTTACCACCCGGTCGTTCCGTTCGCTTCAGCGTCTCCCTGCGACCTATTCTTGGTGCTACAGAACAACAGGCTTGGGAGAAAGCACATAGCATTTTAGCGCGAATTCAAGACTTGCGAGGAGGGGCGAAAATAGCTGCCCCAGCTAGACCCCAGGCGGTAGGGTCACAACGTCTGCTGGATTTTGCAGCCAAAAATGAGGTTTACGATAAGCGTCTATGGACACCGATCGCAGCAGCTACTGGTGCGGCAGGCAACACTACAGCTCTAGTGGGTACACCAGAACAAGTAGCAGAGGCTTTAGTTGATTACTACGATGCAGGTGTGACTACCTTGTTAATCCGGGGCTTTGAT from Nostoc sp. UHCC 0926 includes these protein-coding regions:
- a CDS encoding tetratricopeptide repeat protein — its product is MSESLPLRDRYLALIDEIVETTLKGKISSVDMVYQMLLKGITSGTGEVFELALSDRLNALQSQVDSEKDELKKGKATRSLRAIKTIQSQWQRWQEQNKATEAIASAVTEITTAPADERLAVFLRVTDPNQKYPLNLQQLQQLSKALQQFAQADSDLEQFSEGITRGLASWQRLQDNLLSWMYEQKEALGFGGVPGERGPWASWAKQLNSELPKALLRTLAMEESAIEFAQRQRGITLRDWVEMALILQYLQRGLINWFDQQAYDVKAGPKLSISTFLTFAVIWSQLASGFGSIGAVYGDACSQIMLQILRTFAQRPYFPFYGGIFASFTGTYLRDALDYLDEPLRRGEGTQEKARILTLLGYSQRAMGQYQRSIDFHQQALEISRNAGDRACEIANLNHLSRTYVQLQNYAEAINYSQRALILSRQAGDRTGEANALVNLGYSEVMQAQELENLEPETYEAAINYLEQGLKLSEKLGDIQSKALCVSSLGIAYLVIGQHQTAIKYLEDGFKTAQVSGDLYLQGRNLAYLAEAYYHLQNSEKTVYTGCLGMYLLEQIASSEWRQPAGLLTILQGQIGAEAFQKFLQQHRPKIIAIIGVDGYDHIPQLLEEYKQDM
- a CDS encoding BsuBI/PstI family type II restriction endonuclease; the encoded protein is MSVPSSSRAFVASHNSSLSFTSLAKLSSGNLLAEVDFRRAVVSLKLRQDKKGSMGQFLTPASVAELMAGMFNRLDLPEISLLDAGAGIGSLLAAFVSKVCQHRQHTSSLRVVAYEIDPLLIGYLHQTLKLCERECQHVGISFNYEIRETDFIEDAVKLLQVGLLNSANATEFTHAILNPPYLKINAHSKVRELLRSIGLETSNLYTGFMAATAQLLKPNGEYVAITPRSFCNGPYFRDFRKMFLEMMALQQVHLFESRQEAFSDDDVLQETIIIQTTKQTQKSSSVIINTSSGANDDLIMSHSVPYQDLVHPADLEQFIHIIPDKISQQIVQRMELFTCTLKDLGLTVSTGRVVDFRAKDYLRTNPENNTVPLIYPMNLSNGYVEYPKITKKPQAIVHIEETANLLIPNEHYVLCKRFSSKEEKRRIVAVVYDANQFNYAYVGFENHLNYFHKDGRGLSLTLARGLAVYLNSTLVDAFFRLFNGHTQVNATDLRKLKYPNLEQLLSLGTAIKEQFPSLREIDELIENQLLSMLNQSENNPITTKSRIDEALQILTQLGFPRSQLNERSALTLLALLDLKPTDSWELATSPLMGITPMMDFMAQHYGKSYKPNTRETVRRQTVHQFLDAALIVANPDDLSRPINSPKTVYQIENSALELLRTYGTDEWENSIRTYLASVETLKKQYAQEREMSRIPIVIAGEIKTLSPGGQNILIEKIINDFAPRFTPSGKLIYVGDTDEKFAHFDEAALVDLGVNIDSHGKMPDVIIHFITNNWLVLIEAVTSHGPINPKRKNELEVLFRSAQIPLVMVTTFLSRKAMVAYLAEIAWETDVWVAEDSTHLIHFNGEYLLQAYQTK
- a CDS encoding class II aldolase/adducin family protein, producing the protein MVQTSLVRPSNPFQPPTFVSIESERRHRQERLAAAFRVFARLGFAQGLAGHITARDPELSDHFWVNPFGIHFSRIRVSDLILVNSEGQVVQGEGKVSQAAFAIHSQIHEARPDVIAAAHAHSFYGKTWSSLGRLLDPITQDSCAFYQDHALFDDFTGIVLETSEGKRIAQGLGKSKAAILRNHGILTVGHSVDEAAWWYIRLEDTAKAQLLAEAVGKPILIDHDIALKIQQRGGTHQAGWGGFQYLWDEITHDQPDLFD
- a CDS encoding LLM class flavin-dependent oxidoreductase — encoded protein: MPVEFIGLIRTKPASELNSSAGSLGDDIIDPAYVREFAKAHEEGGFDKVLIGYSSSSPDGLTIASFAASATERLGFLIAHRPGFVAPTLAARKAATLDHFTNGRIAIHIITGGSDADQQKDGDWLDHDSRYRRTDEYLEILRRIWTSDTPFDYEGEFYRLKDAFSAIKPLQKPHIPLYFGGASGPAVQVGAKHSNVYALWGEPIAAVKERIAEVRAALPPGRSVRFSVSLRPILGATEQQAWEKAHSILARIQDLRGGAKIAAPARPQAVGSQRLLDFAAKNEVYDKRLWTPIAAATGAAGNTTALVGTPEQVAEALVDYYDAGVTTLLIRGFDPLEDAIAYGRDVIPLVHAEVARRERQTVGVGS